A single Bacteroidetes Order II. bacterium DNA region contains:
- a CDS encoding response regulator transcription factor: MTTTPIRIVLADDHPAFREGVRSRLAVEPGFLVVGEASDGHSALATARQHLPDVLLLDMEMPGLSGLEVTEALHKTHPEIHILILSAYEDEDYIFGVLELGAVGYLTKHEPLNTIVEAVMEVAKGETRWLSRRIAALSSGIQEKKQSPVTKLLGGLSDRENEVLLTLARGLSNQEIGEKLFISESTVKKHVNSLYEKIGLSTRAQVVAWAWKNGIVTDL; the protein is encoded by the coding sequence ATGACAACTACACCGATCCGAATAGTGTTGGCCGATGACCATCCGGCTTTTAGGGAAGGAGTGCGTTCCCGATTGGCCGTTGAGCCTGGCTTTTTGGTAGTTGGAGAAGCTTCTGATGGCCATTCGGCCCTTGCAACCGCTCGACAGCACCTGCCGGATGTCTTGCTATTAGATATGGAAATGCCCGGCCTTTCGGGGCTTGAAGTTACCGAAGCCTTGCACAAAACCCACCCTGAAATACACATCTTGATATTGAGTGCGTATGAAGATGAAGACTATATTTTTGGGGTTTTGGAATTAGGGGCTGTTGGGTATCTTACAAAACACGAGCCACTCAACACCATTGTTGAGGCGGTGATGGAGGTCGCCAAAGGCGAAACCCGCTGGTTGAGTCGCAGAATTGCGGCGTTGTCTTCCGGCATTCAGGAGAAAAAACAATCTCCGGTTACCAAATTACTAGGTGGATTGAGTGACCGCGAGAACGAGGTATTACTGACCTTGGCACGTGGTCTCTCTAATCAGGAAATCGGGGAAAAGTTATTTATTTCGGAAAGTACGGTTAAAAAGCACGTCAACAGCCTCTACGAAAAAATTGGCCTTAGTACCCGTGCACAGGTGGTTGCTTGGGCTTGGAAAAACGGCATTGTCACCGATCTTTAG